A DNA window from Setaria viridis chromosome 2, Setaria_viridis_v4.0, whole genome shotgun sequence contains the following coding sequences:
- the LOC117843235 gene encoding uncharacterized protein: protein MECSSPSAPPRAVAADLSLSLASVTGSAAAGDVGGKNVRLYPCLFCDKIFLKSQALGGHQNAHKKERSACWNPYLYDGHAAAAVTVAEPFSVAGSAATMSIPTQSHGGHGEDGADDAPIYRAQMQRRRAVLFAPVGAAGADGTAASCDGTIDMLNWVRASSAAAAMALSSGAGEDLDLELRL, encoded by the coding sequence ATGGAGTGCTCATCACCTAGTGCTCCACcacgagcggtggcggcggacctGTCCCTGTCGTTGGCATCGGTGAcaggcagcgccgccgccggggacgtgGGCGGCAAGAACGTGCGGCTGTACCCCTGCCTTTTCTGCGACAAGATTTTCCTCAAGTCGCAGGCGCTCGGCGGGCACCAGAACGCGCACAAGAAGGAGCGAAGCGCCTGCTGGAACCCCTACCTCTAcgacggccacgccgccgccgctgtcacCGTCGCCGAGCCCTTCTCGGTCgccggcagcgccgccaccaTGTCCATCCCCACGCAGTCTCACGGTGGccacggcgaggacggcgccgacgacgccCCGATCTATCGGGCGCAAATGCAGCGACGGCGCGCCGTGCTTTTTGCGCCGGTGGGCGCCGCCGGGGCTGATGGCACGGCTGCGAGCTGCGATGGCACGATCGACATGCTCAACTGGGTCAGGGCcagcagcgcggcggccgccatggcACTCTCATCTGGCGCCGGCGAGGATCTCGACCTCGAGCTGAGACTCTAG